The Bdellovibrio bacteriovorus W nucleotide sequence TGCAATCACGTTCATATTTTCAGCCTGCTTCATAGCGCCGTAGTATGCGGCGAAATCCACAGAGTTTTGCAGATTGATTTTATGATGTACCAGAAGGCCAACGTTGATCACCATTGCAAAAAACAAGAACAACACTTGAAAAATAAGTGCCAAAAACAAGGCTACTTGTCCATGACGATTTTTTAAATTCTGCTGGAATGTGCTCGAGTGGTTTAGTCTCATGTCTATATAGTGTGTCTCACTCTCTACGATGAAGCAATAACTCGACCTTGAAAAATTTGACTGTCTAGTTTTGAGATGCGAACATTTTAGGTGATAAAAAAGAGGTCTCGACGATGGTCCGTCTGATAGCATTTCTAATTTCTACTTTCTTAATTTCCCTAGCGGGAAACAATGCTTACGCAGACATTCTGTTTGAAGGTTACTCCAAGGTAACTTCAGAGCAAAAACATATCGGATTCACTATTTCTAGATACGAATTTGATGCAAAGAAGAATCACTTTATCTCTACCTACTTTACAAAAATCGCCGTCGGAAGAAATGAAGTCACCGAAAGCCTTAAGGCCGTCGCTGATTCTGAACTCAATCCTATCAGCTATGAGTACACCCAAGTAGCCGGATCAAATACGAAAACTATCGATGCTAAGTTTAATGGTTTGAAATTTAGCGGTATCATTACCGAGAATGGCAGCACAAAAAAAATTAACAAGAATATCGAAAAGGGAACCTTCCTTTCTACATTCTTGGTCTACCTGATGTTAAAAAGTAAAACGGGATTACAATCAGACACAACTTACGAATACAAAGCGATTGCTGAAGAAGATGGTGAGATTGTCAGTGGCAAAGCCGTCGTGGGAAAGCTAGAAACATTCAATGGAACGTCCACATACAAAATTCTTAACACATTCAAGGACGCCTCCTTTGTAAGTTTTGTCAGCGAACGTGGAGAGGTTTTAGGAACCCAAGCTGACTCCCATGGTATTCACACTCAACTTGTGGCTAAACCAAGTGAAGCCACTCAAGGCTTTAAGATCAGCGAAAGTGTTATGAAAAGTCTTTTTGGTGATTCTCCTAAAGGTCTCACTAACGTTCTTTCCAAACGTTCATCAGAATCCTTGAAGTCTTCAGAACCCATGATTATAAAAAAATCCGACAATCAAAAAATTGGGAAATAGCATGAGCATTAAAGATATTATCGGACAGCATATTTTCATTGGCCTTTCGGGCCATGCTTTAACAAATGATGAAAAGAAATTTATCATCAAAAATAATATCGGTGGTATCTGTCTCTTTGGCAGAAACGTTGATAGCCCAGAACAAGTTCGCGAACTCTGTGCTGAAATTCAAGATCTTCGCCATCAACAAGCAGATAAAGCTCCTCTTTTTATCGGTATCGACATGGAGGGTGGCAGAGTTCATCGCTTAAAAGCCCCATTCACTAAATGGCCAGCACTCAAATATTTGGGCGACCTCGATGCACCGACTGTTTCCTACAACTTTGCCAATGCCATGGGAAAAGAGCTTCGCGCGGTCGGCATTAATTTAGACTTCGCACCTTGCGTAGACATCTTTACCAACCCCAGCAATACCGTCATTGGCGATCGCTCTTTGAGTAGTGACCCTGAGTTGGTTGCTAAGCACGCTTCCGCCCTTGTACGTGGGTACATCAAAGCCGATATCATTACCTGCGCCAAGCACTTCCCTGGCCATGGAAATACTTTGGTGGACAGCCATGAAGATTTGCCTATTGAAAATTTAGACCTTCAAACTTTAGACAATCGCGAGCTTATTCCATTTAAAAGGGCCTTCAAATCTCGCGTAGATATGGTGATGACCTCGCACATTAAGTTTCCAAAAATTGATCCAGATTGGCCAGTCACGCTCTCTGAGAAATTCGTAACAGATATTTTACGCAATGAACTTCGCTATCGCGGTCTCATTATCAGTGACGACCTTGGAATGAAAGCGATGACAGCTCACTATGGTCTTGAAGAAGTTCCTGTGCGCGCACTCAAGGCTGGCGTAGATCTTCTCCTCTATTGCAACGATCCCGATGTTCCGCCTCAAGCCCTAGAAGCTATTCTCTCGGCGACAGCCCAAGGAAGCTTAAGCTCTGATACTCTCTCGGCCTCTCGTCAGCGCATTCTTGAGTTCAAGAGTCAGAAAATAAAGAATCCAGACCCTCTTGCGCTTGATGAAGTTAAAGCCATCGTCGGAAGTGAGGAACACCTTGCTCTTGCTGATGCTATTTCGAAGGGAATCACACCTGAGGGCCTCATTGAGGCTTAGACTCATGCCGAAGTTCAGCGCGACCCTGTAAAAAAGACATTCCTCAAGTCCTCAGAGTAAACACAGACCAGGCAGCCTTGGTCTGACTCTTGTAGATAAGTTCACCGCGAGGTGAATATGTCTTTGCTCGATTTAGATAAAAGCAAACAACTCAGTCTCTTTGATGCGAACTTAAATTCGGCATCTAAGGGCGACGATGTGCAATTGCCACCAATTAAGAAAACTAAAAGCAATGCCCCAAGCTTCCTCACTCTATCGGCAACGGTTCATGCTCTTTGCTTTTTAATGATTTCTGCTCTTTCTATTCCTCTCATCACAAAAGAGGCGCCTGAACTTATACAGTTCGAATTAGAAGAGCCTCTTCAGAGTGCGTTTCCATCCTTAGGAGAGAATGTCCCTGCCACCCAAGGTAGCGCTTCGGCAGCGACAAGCGAATCTCCATCTCAACCTGCTCCGGAGGAGTCATTGCCAGAAAAATCTTTGCCTCCAAAGGTCGCAGCAACTCCTAAAGCAGCTCTGCCTATAACTCAGTCTCCTCCCTTTGCCGCTATGCCTGAAACCGCACAAGCAGTACAACAAGTTGCTACTCAAGAACCCCTCAAACTTCCCGAACTTGAAACGCCCGAACTCGATGGATTGAAAGAGGCGCAAACACTGACAGCCACTCCGGTTGCTTCACGTATTTCTCACGAAAATATTGAAAATGGACTTGAACAAGATTTAATGAATCAAGCACCACCTCAAGAAATGCCGGCGGCTTTTGCTTTAGAACAAGAAAATTCAGAGCTCGAAAGCATGCAAGCCATTCAAGATCTACAAGCTCGTGAAAATGCCGAGATTGCGAACTTAAAAGCGAGTGCACAACAGTCTGCTGAAAGCGCTGCACTAGCACAGAAAGTAGCATCTACCGCAAATAGCTCAGGCGCAATCGCTGGAGAAGGACAGGGGAATAATGGGGAAAATAAGCCTTCTAAGGTATTAGCGGGAACACCCACTGGAGTGCGCAGCCTCGATCAACTTCGACAAATGCCAAACAATCCTAAGCCCTACTATGACCGTGAAGAACGTCGCCGAGGGGACCAAGGAACTGTGAAATTTGTGGCTTTCATCAATAAACTGGGGAAACCAGAAAATTTTAAGCTCATTCAATCATCAGGATATGCAAATTTAGATCAAAAAACCCTGGCTGCTCTGAAGAACTGGCGCTTTCATCCGGGACAAGAAGGCTGGGTAGAATTACCGTTTAAGTGGGATCTCCAAGGTGGAGTTCAAGAAGACGGCGGTTTTTTACGTCGCGTTGGCTCTCGCTAACAAAAGACCCAACTTCCATTGAAGACAAAAAAAAGCCCTTGGCAGAAACCAAGGGCTTTTAAGTATCCGAATTTAAAAGCATTTTATTAATCTTTAAAAAGCTCTTTTGCAGATTTTGTAGAGCCTTTAGTGCGGTCAGCTGCTTTACGCTTCTTACCAGCAGCAGTTTTTTTGCGTTCGCGGATAAACTCTAGTTTTTTTGTTTTAGAAGCCATGATCTCTCCTGATTTTTAACGGAATGAGTTAATTATCAAAACGGAATCTCCAAGTCAACCGAATGCCTATAATCTCCGCTTTTTTCCAGACTTCCCTGATATGCGTAGTTTACGGCAAAGCGAGGGCCCTTAAAGCCGGCTCCAGCTGTTAATATTTCACGTTTGAGTTCTGTATTATTGCCGTATCCGAACCGCGTTATAATAAATCTGTTTAAATAGGTCTCCAAACCCGCCATATACTCGGATTTTGTTGTTAAATCGGCACGAAATCGAACCATGGAGTGGTAAATATAGTTAAATCCCAAGCCAAAATGAGTTTCTGGGCGCAGAGTTTCCGGAATATCCTTATCCTCCCCCATGACATTATAAACAACGGCCGCCCAGCCAATATGGGCCACGGGTGTGTAAAGTAGCCCCAAATCTGCGTTGATGTTGCGGTAGGAGCTCGTAGGGCCCTGAAATTCTAAATAGTGCGCCGTCAAACCCATAGCCCACTTATCTTTTGCAAACTCCGCTAAAGAAAGACTGATATCACTCTCTTTCCACTCTTGTGTCCCTACTCTCAATTTTGTTTTTTGCTTATAGGCAAGAGCAGAAGGAAGAAAACTCTCTGCCGATGAATCTCCTAAAACGACAGCAAAATCATTCTCTGCAAAGTTCCCGTAGAGAAAATGTCCTCTCAAGTGCACAAGTGCTGCTGGATTTAAAAATGCAGCATCTGCTGCTTCAACAGCTGCCCGTCCAGTTCCTGCAGTCGCAGCAGAGATAGATGAATTATACTCTTGGGCATTTGCTAAGTTGGCGATAAGATAAATAATTAAGAAAACAGGATGTTTAACTAAGCTCAAAGGATAGGGCATGAATTTTCACCTCGCAGTTATTGTGAGTGCGTTTTTAGCATTCACATCCTACCAACCCACCTTCGCAAGTGCCAATAATTTTACAGCGAAAGAGATTCGCAGCGGCGATAACCTCATTAAAATTTTACGCGAACATGGCTTTACCACACCTGAAAGAGAAGTCGTCATCTCTAGTCACAAGGGACTGCGCAACATCTTTCTCACATTGGACATGAAATATCTTGTAAGAAAAAATGGCAGTAACATCGAGCTGCGAATTCATGATTCCCAAACAAATGAGTCTTTTAAAATTACAAAATCTAATGGCCGCGTGCTCGCCGGAACTTACAAACCACAATTCAGCACGCGCCTTCATAAAGTGGAAGGGAAGGTCTACGGTTCTCTACTAGGAAGTATTTTAGGAAAAATTAAAAGTAATTGGGTAGCTTCACGTTTTATGGACGCCTATGTCTTTGACATGAAAAACTCAAGAGATGTCAGCCGGGGCGCGAAGTTTTGGCTCGTCGTTGAAAAGCACTATGAAGCAGGACAATTTATTAGATACGGAGAAGTGACAAAAACCTCCCTTGAAATTCGTGGTAATCCCGTAGAAAAGAAGTTTGTTCGCTATAAAAAAGGCGGCGTCTTCTTTAGCTCAAGAGATCTTCTAGAGGATCGCCCCCTCTATGCTCCAGTTGAGTATCTTAAAATTGCCAGTCGCTTTAAGCCAAACCGAATGCATCCAATTACTGGAAAAAGACAGGCACACTTAGGAGTTGATTTCGAACTTCCAACTGGCGATCCCGTTTTTGCTTCCCATTCCGGAAAAGTCCTGCGTCACGGTTACAATCGTGCAGCTGGTAACTATGTCGTCATTCGCCATCGTAACGGAATGGAAAGTTACTATAATCATCTTCACCGGATTGATTCAAAAGTTAAGCGGGGAATGAATATTCGCGCTGGTCAAGTCTTAGGTCAAATTGGCTGCACTGGCTATTGCACCCGTCCCCATCTCCATTTTGCAATCAAAAGAAAAGGACAAATGGTAGATCCACTGAAGTATATCAAATCGTTCCCTCCACAAATGGAGAGAACTCTAGAATCTAAAATTGCGCGTAATTAGTTTGGCTTAGTGCAGACAGATACATAGTGGGCACATTTACTTTTGATAGGTGTGCCAATCTGACTGGTATTTGTCGGAGAATGACATTCTTGAGATGGGTCATAATAGACTTCAGGAATGTTATAAGACTGTAGGTTTTCTTCTTTATAACAAGATGTATGCTTTGGAACCACACAACCCGCAGCTGGATTCACATCCCAGTGATCGGCGCGCAGATGACGACGGAGCTTTGCTAACTCTGCCTTATGGTTGATCATTTGAGCCTGAGTCATTGCTGGGCAATAAGTTGCGGCATCAGCTCTCCGCACAATTGTATAGTACCGGCAATGAAGATCACCGATCTTGTGGCCATTTTCCAAATTGATGACTTCAATACTATCCACAATTCTAGTGGGAACTGATTCATGGACAACAACACCGGAGCCAATAGGTTTTGCGAATAGCAATGAATAAGCTTTACCGTAAGCTCTCGTGGCTGGATATCCAGAGTCAGGGCGAATGCGATAAATTTCTTTAGAGTTATCTAATAAGTAGGTCAAAGCTAAAACCGCGTCGCTTGAGAGAAGCGATCTAAAAGTATCCGCCTGAAACTCATCGGTATTAAAAGTTAACTTTGCTTCAAAGTTTCTTCTCTCTGGCGCAAACGGGAAATAACCTACAGATGTTCCATAATTCGTAAATAGAGTATCAAGCAAAAGTGAGTGAGTCAGATTTGCCGACATAGGAACTACATCCCTATCGATAAGCAAACTGCCATCAGCATAGATATCAGTTAAACTATTTTTCACACGAACGGCCGCAGTCGGAAGCGCTCCTGCATTGGCAGGAGAGTCTGCGAGAATACTTTTATACTGATTTTCTGAAATGGTCGAGTTTCCGTAAATTGGGCTGAAATTACTATTTACGTAATCAAAAAATTCCTGATTAATCCTAACACCGCCCGTATCGTAAGCTCCCAGCATTATTGAGAAGAACCCTCTTGTTCCATAGTTCTTCAAGCTCGGGTCAGCACAAGAATTATAAGTGATTGTATCGACATCAACATCGAATCCAAAAGGAGCCGATTGAACTTTTGACGCAGCTGATGCTCCATACTTTGCTGTTAAAGCAGCATCTGACATGCCGAAGCTTCCAGAACTCTCTAGGTCTGCATCAAATCCAGCCTTGCCACAGTTCTGAAAAAACAACATGAGAACTGCAGAGGATAGCACCCCCAGAGTCACTCTGATATGTTTCTTCGAAATGCTTAAGTTCATTCTCTACTCCCCTATTCAGGCTACCATAGACACTTGTCGGCATATTTTCAAAAAAACAAAAGATCTCACATTGAGAATCTGTAATTTGGCGAGCAGCGATAATGCCCTTAAAAGTTGTATAAATTTGAAACATTTGAGAGTTTGAATGAATGAAAAAAGTTAAAAAGGCCATTATTCCAGCCGCTGGATTGGGAACGCGCTTTCTACCAGCCACTAAGACTGTCCCTAAAGAGATGCTCACGATTGTGGACGCTCCTATTATTCTTTATGTTGTCGAAGAAGCTGTTGAAGCTGGAATCGAAGATATCGTTCTTATTGCGGGTCGCGGTAAGCATGCCATTGAAGATTTTTTTGATACTTCTTATGAATTAGAAGACAAGCTTGCAAAAGATGGTAAAGAAGATCTCCTCGAGCGAGTTACACGAGTCAGGAATAAAGCCAACATCATCAGTATTCGCCAAAAGCAAGCCCTAGGTCTGGGGCACGCTGTTCTAAGTGGCCTCCCAGTGATCGGAAAAGAGCCTTTTGCTGTTCTTCTTGGGGATGAGATTACCATCGGCTTTGATGGTGAGCCCAATGTCACACATCAATTAACTCGTGCCTTTGAAGAAAGTGGAGTTTCCACCGTTTCTGTCATGAAAGTTGATGAAAAGGATGTCTCGAAATACGGAATCGCTGAAGTTGAAGAAAATAGCTCAGGCTCATTTAAAGTCACATCGCTGATTGAGAAACCGAAACCTTCACAGACGAAAAGTCGCTGGGCGCTGCCAGGTCGGTACGTCTTTGATAATAGCATCATGGATATTCTCTCCACAGCTTCTCCGACTCTAAATGGAGAAATTCAACTCACGGATAGCATGAAAGTGTTGTGCCAAGATAAAGGTCTAAATGCGATGACCTTTTCTGCCCATCGCTTTGATGCTGGTGATAAGCTAGGCTATCTGCAAGCGAATATTGAGCTCGCCCTTCGCTCTCCGTCGTTAAATGCAGAGCTAAAGGACTATATTTTAAATTTAGCAGCTCGTTTGAAATAGGATTGAAAATGAAAATTGCAACGATTGCATCAGTACTTCTATTATTTGGCCCACTTGCTTCAGCCTATATTTTGCCGACGCGTACAATATTGCAAAAAACAGTAGAGCATTCTGGAGCTGGAATTTACGCCATTGAGCAAGAAGTGCAATTTTCAAACGGCGACGATAATCTACTTCTTAAGGAGACATGGCTTATTGATGGTGAAAAAATGCGCCTCACCGTTACTGGCGGAAAAGAGTTGCAGAATTCTTTCAAAATTCAATTTGTATACTCTGCAGGGCAGCGCCACAGCCTTGTTGGTAACCAAAAGAAAGCTGAAAAAATTTCTGAAGACTTTATCGAAAAATATCTGAACTTTAGAAATTCTGACTCCTTAGCAAATAACCTTGTTCACCAAAAAATTCTACCCACGGCTGCTCTGGTAAAAAAAGCGCCAGCAAAAACAGCTGCTGAATTTAAATACGAACCTGAGCCTTGGGTGCGCCTCTCAAGAACAGGTGGAGTTGTGAATTACGCGTTTGGTGTTGCAACACCTGTGGACCAAGAACTCAATTACCCCGGTTTATGGATTGAGCAGGATGAGTTTGTAATTCGCAAAATTCGCTTTCCCAATCAGGCTGAAATGAGCGCGCAAAATTACTCACAGTTTGCACGCGGCCTACAGTATCCTCGCCAGAGAACTGTTCGCTGGGGAAATAATACTGTGAATATTCGCCTCATAAGCGCTTCCGCACGCCCAGCAACCAGCGCGAACCTTCTAGCACCCGCTTCACTTGATACAAATACAGTTGTCGATGGAATTCAATCCGCTCCTGCGCGTAATACAGTGATGGAGTTCTACTCGAGGTTCCGATGAGTTCTCACTCTCTTTGGAGAGTCGCTGTTGAAGCTCCGTTATTCGATTCCCTAACTTATAGCTCTGATCTTCCACTACAAAGAGGACAAGCTGTTGTTGTACCTCTTGGTAAACGCAAAGCTAATGGAGTTGTATTAGACGCAACCACAGAGGTGCCCAATTTTGAAGTGCGCTCTGTTGATTCTATCATTGAAGATTATGCTCCACTGCCAGAAACATACGTCCGCTGGATTGAGTGGCTCGCTCAATATTATATGCACCCCGTAGGACAAGTTGCACAGTCTTCATTTCCGCCGCTAAAAAAAGCGACGAAAGAGCGAAAATCCTCTCGTCCTCCAGTCATCCCAGAGTTGAGCGCCGACACGGCTTTACATATGACTGAAGAGCAAGATGCTTGCTTCCAAGCCATTTCAAAACATCAAGAATTTTCAACTCACCTTGTTTTTGGAGTGACCGGATCTGGAAAGACTGAAATCTACTTACGCCTTCTTGAAGAAACACTGAAGTCAGGCAAGCGAGGACTTGTCCTTGTACCTGAGATTTCATTAACACCTCAGCTCATCCAACGGTTCGCTCGTCGCTTCGGAGACAAGATTGCAGCCCTGCACTCTCAACTCACAGATCGCGAAAGAACCAATCAATGGTGGGATATTGTCGATAATAAAAAGTCTATTCTTATCGGCGCACGCTCTGCACTCTTCTGTCCGATTAAAGATTTGGGCCTAATCATTGTCGACGAAGAGCACGAAACTAGCTTCAAACAAGACGAAAAACTAAAATATAACGGACGTGATGCCGCTGTGATGCTGGCCAAGATGATGAACTGCCCAATTGTTTTGGGTTCGGCCACGCCCAGTTTAGAAACATGGAAGAATGCTGTTGAAGGAAAGTATTTTCTTCACACCTTAAAAAAACGTGTCGCCAATCGCTCTCTACCCACAGTTGAAGTTGTCGATTTAAGACAAAACAAAGATGATGACGAGGAAAAAAAGAGAATTAACTCTAGTCATTCATTCCTCCCATTTTGGTTGAGCACTGAACTCTATGAGAATATGAAGCGCACTCTAGAAAAAGGAGATCAGGCAGCCCTTTTTCTCAATCGCAGAGGCGTTGCACAGATGGTTCTCTGCCCTGGATGTGGCTACACATGCGAGTGCCCTAACTGCGATATCTCATTAACTCTGCATGGGCGTACTCATCTTGTATGTCACTACTGTGATTACCATGAAAATCTAAAGGAGCAATGTCCTGAGTGTAAAGAGGGGGAACTTAAGCCTATTGGCCTCGGCACGGAACTCTTAGAACAAGATCTTTCAAAACTTTTTCCAGATAAAAGAGTCGCAAGAGCCGATCGAGACGAAATCCAATCACGTGAAGATCTAGAGGATTTAATCTCTGACATGGAGACCGGTGAGATTGATATTCTCGTTGGCACTCAGATGATTGCTAAAGGGTTGGACTTTCCAAAGCTTAAACTTGTGGGCCTAGTCCTTGCGGATGTTGGCTTTAACCTTCCCGACTTTCGCGCCACAGAAAGAAGCTTTCAGCTAATGACTCAAATGAGTGGGCGAAGTGGCCGCCACGTCCAAGAAGGTGAAGACCCAGGAAAGGTTTTCATCCAAACTTTTAATATTCATCATGAGAGCGTTATCTATGCTCAGACCCACGACTTTGAAGGATTTGCAAAAAATGAACTCGTCACAAGAGAGCAACTGGCTTACCCACCTTATGGGAAGATGATCAGCCTGCGCATTCAAGGTATCCACCTCAATAAAGTCGAGGAAGCAACTCGACTCTTGTCGCGACGAGCTCATGCCTTAAAGGGGCAGTTTGCTCAATATGAGGGAATCGATATTTTAGGTCCTGCTGAGGCTCCGATCGCTAAGCTCCGCAACCAGTACCGCTTTCACTTACTAATAAAGTCGAGACAGCCTCAACTGGCCAATCCTTTTACCCGTCAGCTTCTTGGAAACCAAGACTGGATTCCTTCGGGCGTAAAAATTTTGGTCGACGTTGATCCAATGAGTTTGCTTTAAGCGCCTGCATTTCCTAAAATCATCCTAAGGAAATAAAATGATTCAATGCCCGCGCTGTAACATTCAGGTCACGGAACTACACCCGGTACCACCTGATCTTTATGAAAGAATTAAAGCCTCTGGTGAAGAAGGTCTTCCGCCAGAAGTTTGCGCTGGTTGTATTTCTGATCTTAAAAGAAATGCTGCCTCATCGAGCGGTGGTATTTTACTTCAACAAGAACGCGCCAAAGAACAGCATCGTCTTCAACTCTGGAAGAGTCGCGTAATGCTTATCAAAAAAGCACGCATCTCAATGGGTCAAAAGCAGTACGCCGATGCGGCTGTCGCCTACGAAAAGTATTTAAAAATTCTTGATATCGTTTTTGAAGTAAAAAAAGGCGAACGCCTTCGCCCCGAAGCCTTCAAAGACAGTGCCCGTACTACTGAGTTAACTGTCGTTGCATCTACCTATTGGGATCTGATGCGCATTTATGACTCTCACGAAAAGTATGCCGAGCGCATGATGAATGCAGCAAAACAGCTCGCAATCTTTATTCGTTTTACGCCAATCTATCCTGATATTATTAGAAAAGCAGAGTCTTTCCAGAAAACCGCTAAAAATCCACAAGTTGTTAAACAATTCTTAAAACTAGCTAATAAAGAAAAACCTCGTTGCTTCATTGCCACATCAGCGTTTAACGATGGCTATTGCTGGGAAGTCACTGAGTTGAGAAGTTTCAGAGACTTGCGCTTAAAAAGCTCACGCTTAGGAAGAGCCTCTGTTGCGATTTACTATAAGCTCTCTCCCTCTTTTGCTCGTTTCTTGGACAGACATGACCGGCTTAAACCCGCTATGAGAGCTATTCTCCGCTTGTTGATTAAATGCGTTAGTTGATTTTCTGACTTGGAACTTGCAAAGATCCGACCTTTCGAGCGAAGGTTATGCCATGGCTCATATATACGATTACGCAATTATTGGAAGTGGTTTAACTGGATTAAGTATCGCTGCGACTTTAAGTCGCCATACGGATAACATCGCCTTGATCGAAGCTGCGGATGCTCCATTTGGCTCTAACAAAGTGGTGAACTTTCCAAATGGCCCGATCAACAACGGCCTGCGCTTTATGCCCTCTTCAATTTCTTCTGAGAAATCAATCCGCTTCATTGAGAGCCTGATTGGAAAATCCATCATCAAAGACAGTCGCGAAGACGCACCTGTTACCTACGAGGGCGGCGACTTTAAGACGTTTTTAGGCTTTGGTGATAATCCTCCAGCGTTCTACGAAGAGCTTGCTTATTTCACTCATACAAATCAACTTGAATTATCCGTTCAACCGCACGAATGGACAAAGCTTTTATTTGAACAGTTCAAAGGCGACTTCTTGCCTCGCTCTTACGTGACTAAGTTTAACTCTGAAAACGATCAAGTTACTCACATCACATTGAATGGTTCGAAAAGCCTTCATGCTAAAAACTTCATCTTTACTGGAACCGTGAAAGACTTAGCTATTCTTTTACCAGAAGAAGCTCTTTCGATTCGCAACCGCACGAAACTTTCTAAGAACGCATACTGGACAGGTCTCTGCCTTGATATTTGCCACACTGGTGAAGTTACAGAAAGAACGGCTATGCACGTTCTTAATGGAACAACTCAAGACGAAATCGGCCCTTGCGTTGGAATGTTCCATCCTTCACAAAATATTGATGGTGAAGTTTCACAGAACTCTCAATGGATGACTTTCATTGAAAGCGAACTGACGGAAGATAGCGAAGTGGTCGGCGCGGCTCTTAAGAAAATCAAAAGACAAATCAAACGCGCTTACCCGGAGGCACTTGATAATCTTAAACTCGAAAGAATTTTTGTGACGCCAATTATTTCTGGTCACGGCGATTTAAAGCTCAATGCTAATCTATCGATTCCAAGTCTTGAGAATCTTTGGGTGGGCTCAGCAACTATGCACGAACAAAAAAATCTTGTTGGAGCTATATTGCAAGCCGAAATGATTGTTGCAGCTCTAGGCTTTCAAGATGTCAGCCTAACGACTGACTCAGAGCAACTTGAGACGCAGATTTAGACGTAATCAATGGGAAGGGAAAAGTTAAAAGACGTCCCTTCCCCAAAAGTACTCTCCACAGTGATACTCCCCCCCATCAGCTCTATAAGACTCTTTGAGATCATCAATCCAAGGCCTGAGCCACCGTACTTTCTAGAGATCGAAGCGTCCTCCTGATAAAAAGATGTAAATAAGTTCTCCAGACTATCTTCTTTAATCCCCTTGCCCGTATCTCTCACTGACCAAAGAGTATGATTCGTTTTCTCA carries:
- a CDS encoding hypothetical protein (COG0810 Periplasmic protein TonB, links inner and outer membranes) — encoded protein: MSLLDLDKSKQLSLFDANLNSASKGDDVQLPPIKKTKSNAPSFLTLSATVHALCFLMISALSIPLITKEAPELIQFELEEPLQSAFPSLGENVPATQGSASAATSESPSQPAPEESLPEKSLPPKVAATPKAALPITQSPPFAAMPETAQAVQQVATQEPLKLPELETPELDGLKEAQTLTATPVASRISHENIENGLEQDLMNQAPPQEMPAAFALEQENSELESMQAIQDLQARENAEIANLKASAQQSAESAALAQKVASTANSSGAIAGEGQGNNGENKPSKVLAGTPTGVRSLDQLRQMPNNPKPYYDREERRRGDQGTVKFVAFINKLGKPENFKLIQSSGYANLDQKTLAALKNWRFHPGQEGWVELPFKWDLQGGVQEDGGFLRRVGSR
- a CDS encoding hypothetical protein (COG1472 Beta-glucosidase-related glycosidases), with the protein product MSIKDIIGQHIFIGLSGHALTNDEKKFIIKNNIGGICLFGRNVDSPEQVRELCAEIQDLRHQQADKAPLFIGIDMEGGRVHRLKAPFTKWPALKYLGDLDAPTVSYNFANAMGKELRAVGINLDFAPCVDIFTNPSNTVIGDRSLSSDPELVAKHASALVRGYIKADIITCAKHFPGHGNTLVDSHEDLPIENLDLQTLDNRELIPFKRAFKSRVDMVMTSHIKFPKIDPDWPVTLSEKFVTDILRNELRYRGLIISDDLGMKAMTAHYGLEEVPVRALKAGVDLLLYCNDPDVPPQALEAILSATAQGSLSSDTLSASRQRILEFKSQKIKNPDPLALDEVKAIVGSEEHLALADAISKGITPEGLIEA
- a CDS encoding metalloendopeptidase-like membrane protein (COG0739 Membrane proteins related to metalloendopeptidases), which encodes MNFHLAVIVSAFLAFTSYQPTFASANNFTAKEIRSGDNLIKILREHGFTTPEREVVISSHKGLRNIFLTLDMKYLVRKNGSNIELRIHDSQTNESFKITKSNGRVLAGTYKPQFSTRLHKVEGKVYGSLLGSILGKIKSNWVASRFMDAYVFDMKNSRDVSRGAKFWLVVEKHYEAGQFIRYGEVTKTSLEIRGNPVEKKFVRYKKGGVFFSSRDLLEDRPLYAPVEYLKIASRFKPNRMHPITGKRQAHLGVDFELPTGDPVFASHSGKVLRHGYNRAAGNYVVIRHRNGMESYYNHLHRIDSKVKRGMNIRAGQVLGQIGCTGYCTRPHLHFAIKRKGQMVDPLKYIKSFPPQMERTLESKIARN
- a CDS encoding UTP-glucose-1-phosphate uridylyltransferase (COG1210 UDP-glucose pyrophosphorylase) yields the protein MKKVKKAIIPAAGLGTRFLPATKTVPKEMLTIVDAPIILYVVEEAVEAGIEDIVLIAGRGKHAIEDFFDTSYELEDKLAKDGKEDLLERVTRVRNKANIISIRQKQALGLGHAVLSGLPVIGKEPFAVLLGDEITIGFDGEPNVTHQLTRAFEESGVSTVSVMKVDEKDVSKYGIAEVEENSSGSFKVTSLIEKPKPSQTKSRWALPGRYVFDNSIMDILSTASPTLNGEIQLTDSMKVLCQDKGLNAMTFSAHRFDAGDKLGYLQANIELALRSPSLNAELKDYILNLAARLK
- a CDS encoding hypothetical protein (COG1271 Cytochrome bd-type quinol oxidase, subunit 1), with translation MKIATIASVLLLFGPLASAYILPTRTILQKTVEHSGAGIYAIEQEVQFSNGDDNLLLKETWLIDGEKMRLTVTGGKELQNSFKIQFVYSAGQRHSLVGNQKKAEKISEDFIEKYLNFRNSDSLANNLVHQKILPTAALVKKAPAKTAAEFKYEPEPWVRLSRTGGVVNYAFGVATPVDQELNYPGLWIEQDEFVIRKIRFPNQAEMSAQNYSQFARGLQYPRQRTVRWGNNTVNIRLISASARPATSANLLAPASLDTNTVVDGIQSAPARNTVMEFYSRFR